The nucleotide window CTCTCTTATTGAATTGCTTATTCAATGAGCATTCTCAATATTATGCCTTGAAGAGGACTCGAACCTCCACGCTCTTTAGCACGAGATTTTGAGTCTCGCGTGTCTACCATTTCACCACCAAGGCATCTTGAAAGTGCATCCTATTCCATGAATATGATATCTATCTAGTGTGATGTATGGAATATATGACATATGGAATATATGATAAAGGTGGAGTATTTCTATTGATCGGTCATATAGGCCCGAGTTGGACATCCAATTGCTTCGATTTGAATTATCCGGAGAATGCCTtatgtatatatcaaaaagatGGCCAATCAAacctatttttttctcgattcaaTAGAAGTTCAAAGAGGTGAATAGGGCCCCCAAAAAATAACGAGAGATATGGAAAAAGCAGGTCCGATTACGCCTATTCCTAATCCTAAATGGAATGGAACGACGTAGGGATCCATATGTAAACATAGTATCTATTTAGATACGCTCGAATGACCTCTTGAGAATGTATATAACCCTATTCCGGCCTGGTCCGGTATGGAATGAACTTATAATCATGGAATCGACTCGATCCTCAGATTATAAGTTCATAACCCTAGCCCATTCCCGTTTTGGTCGGAACAGATCtactaaattcttttttattttattccagttAGTAAGAGGGGTCTTGAACTAAGAAATAGACCCTAGAAGCTAAAAAAGGGTATCCTGagtaattgcaataatagGGTTCATTGATATTCCTGGTATAGTAGATGCTATCACACATACAATCATACTCAATTCGATGGAATTGTTTGATCTTAAAGGAGATCTTCTATAATTTCGCACGTGAGGGGTGATTTCTTGGTTTCGTCCAGTCATTAAtaacttgattatttttagataatagtAGATAGAAACAACGCTTGTAAGGAGTCCTATTAAAACCAAGGAATATAGGCCTGCCCGCCATCCACACCAGAATAAATAGAGTTTTCCGAAAAACCTGCTAGTGGAGGAAGACCTCCTAGGGATAAGAGACATAGGGCTAAAGAGAGAGCCAAAAAGGATCTTTCGTGTATAATCCTGCATAATCTCGAATGTTATCAGTTCCGGTACGTAGACCAAATAATACAATGCAAGCAAAAGCTCCTAGATTCATGGAGATATAGAACAACATATAAGTTATCATGCTTGCATATCCATTATTTGAGTCTCCAacaattattccaataattacATATCCGATTTGACCTATGGACGAATATGCAAGCATACGTTTCATGCTTGTTTGAGTAATAGCAATGATATTTCCCAATATCATGCTAAGAATAGCTAGGATTTCCAGAAGAAGATGCCATTCGTttgatgagaaataaaaaggaatatcaaaaattcgaGTGGCTGAAGCTGAAGCAGCTACTTTCGAAGTAACAGAAAGAAAAGCAACGACTGGAGTGGGAGAGTCAGAGTCGAAAAGAGGATTCCTCACTTCTTTCTCTCATTCAAAACCGTGCATGAGACTTTCATCTCACACGGCTCCTAAgtgataaaagaaagaagaactcatcttctttctttttgattacCTTCCTCGCGTATGTATAAGACCGAATCCATTCGATTTCTGAAAAAGATTACTAATCCTTAACTTTTCGAGGAATCCTTCATCAGTGGTTGTGAATGActgattttttcaatcttttcgaCCTTGGAGCAAGTCAGAAAGATTGAGAAATAGAACCATCTGATTTAATTCGTTCTCAATAGCCATGAAATGATCATCTTAGGGTGATCCTTTTGTCGACGGATGCTCCTATTACACTCGTAGTCTCTGAAGGATGAGAACCAACTATGTAGCATCTACATCGAGAATTCAAGTATTGTATACGCCATTAGTCCGATCCTTTGTCGGAACTACCCGTAATAACGAACTTGCAAAATGGATTTGTTTATCATAAAGAGATTGGTCGTCCCTGACCCTGCTTCACcttaattgttatttgaacAAGTAAAAGTTCTGTCTTGGTTCGAGTGGGGATAGCATTTCTCTTCTGCATGTCCATGGAGTTTTGAAAAATCCAAACATCTCAGAGATAGAGAGGTAGGAATTTCTCGAACGAACCGCACTCCTTCGTATACGTCAGGAGTCCATTGATGAGAAGGGGCTGGGGAAAGCTTGAACCCAATTCCTACAGTGATAAATATGAGCGCAATTGAAATTCCCGGGGAGTTATACATTTGTGTATTGATAAGACCATTCACTATTTCTTGAAGCTCGATCTCTCCCCGGATAAACCATATAGCCAAGAGAAACCATGAACCAGAATAGAAGAGCTTGCCCCACCCATgagtaaatatttcatagtaGCCTCATTAGACCGTACATCTTTCTTGGTATATCCAGATAATAGGTAGGAGCATAAACTGAAACATTCTGGAGCTACAAAGATAGTTATTAAATCGTTAGCACCACATAAAAACATTCCTCCTAGAGTAGCTGTTAATACGAATAAGAGAAACTCTGTTATAGCCATTTCTGTACATTCAATGTACTCTACGGATAGAGGAATACATAGAGTTGAACAtagtaaaataagaaattgaaagatttcGTTGAAATTGTTCGTTTGGAAATTTCCCGAAAAGCTAATCATAGGTTCTTCTCTCCATCGGAACAATAGGGCCGTTATGCTCATTACTAAACTTGTTGAAGAGATGAAATATAACCAAGGTATATCTTTTTGATCAGAGGTTGAATCGATCATCAGAAGAAGAATTAGGCCAAAAATTAGGATACATTCTGGGAAAATCAAACTTCCATCGAAGAGAAGCAAATGAAAggctttcataaaaattctcgtAGAATCGAGAATGAAGTTTTCATTCTGTACATGCCAGATCATGAATTAGTAACTGCAtccaatttccaaaaaatccCAATTGTGTCGAACTTTCCATTTTTGGAATGGAATAGGATCAAGATCAAACCTTATTCCATGGTATTTACATGAGGTTCCTAGTCCCCGAGAGGGCTTAGTTGATCCATGATTTATGTTTCatctttcgtttccttttcgttTGTTTCGAGAAATCTATCGATCAATtccgattctttctttttctcttgatTCTTTTCCGATCGAGATGTATAGATCCTGTTCATGGATTAACGAAAATGTGCAAAAGCTCTATTTGCCTCTGCCATTTTATGAGTCTCTTCCTTTTTGCGTATGGCATCGCCACTCCCTTTGGCCGCATCCACTAATTCAGAACTTAATTTGAAAGCCATATTTCGACCCGGACGTTTTCGGGATGCCGCTAATAACCAACGAATGGCAAGTGCTTTTCCTTGTGTGGATCCTATTTCAATGGGAACTTGATGAGTCGATCCACCTACACGTCTTGCTTTTACTGCTATATCGGGAGTTACTCCACGTATTGCTTGACGTAAAACAGATAGTGGATTTGTTTCTGTCTTTTGTTGAATCTTTTTCATGGCTCGATAGATAATTTGATAAGCCAATGATTTTTTTCCGTGTTTCAGAATACGGTTAACCAACATATTAACTAATCGATTACGATAAATTGGATCAGATTTTGCTGTTTTTTCTTCTGCAGTACCTCGACGTGACATGAGCGTGAAAGGGGTTTAAGAATCAGTTTTCTTTTATAAGGGCTAAAATCACTTATTTTGGCTTTTTTACCCCATATTGTAGGGTGGATCTCGAAAGATATGAAAGATCTCCCTCCAAGCCGTACATACGACTTTCATCGAATACGGCTTTCCGCAGAATTCTATATGTATCTATGAGATCGAGTATGGAATTCTGTTTACTCACTTTAAATTGAGTATccctttccctccctttcctGCTAGGATTGGAAATCCTGTATTTTACATATCCATACGATTGAGTCCTTGGGTTTCCGAAATAGTGTAAAAAGAAGTGCTTCGAATCATTGCTATTTGACTCGGACCTGTTCTAAAAAGTCGAGGTATTTCGAATTGTTTGTTGACACGGACAAAGTCAGGGAAAACctctgaaattatttcaatattgaacCTTGGACATATAAGAGTTCCGAATCGAATCTCTTTAGAAAGAAGATCTTTTGTCTCATGGTAGCCTGCTCCAGTCCCCTTACGAAACTTTCGTTATTGGGTTAGCCATACACTTCACATGTTTCTAGCCATTCACATGGCATCATCAAATGATACAAGTCTTGGATAAGAATCTACAACGCACTAGAACGCCCTTGTTGACGATCCTTTACTCCGACAGCATCTAGGGTTCCTCGAACAATGTGATATCTTACACCGGGTAAATCCTTAACCCTCCCCCTCTTACTAAGACTGAAGAATGTTCTTGTGAATTATGGCCAATACCGGGTATATAAGCAGTGATTTCAAATCCAGAGGTTAATCGTACTCTGGCAACTTTACGTAAGGCAGAGTTTGGTTTTTGGGGGTGATAGTGGAAAAGTTGACAGATAAGCCACCCTTACTGCCACTCTACAGAACCGTACATGAGATTTTCACCTCATACGGCTCCTCGTTCAATTCTTTCGAATTCATTGGATCCTTTTCCGCGCTCGAGAATCCCCTCCCTTCTTCCACTCTGTCCCGAAGAGTAACTAGGACCTATTTAGTCACGTTTTCATGTTCCAATTGAACACTTTCCTTTTTTGATTATTCTCAAAGGAGAAGATTATTCTCTTTACCAAACATATGCGGATCCAACCACGATcctataataagaataagagaTCTTTCTCGATCAATCCCCTTGCTCCTCATTCTTCGAGAATcagaaattttcaagtttgAATTTGTTCATTTGGAATCTGGGTTCTTctacttcatttttatttaatattaatttcttttccctctcttttttatatcattcctTAAGTCCCATAGGTTTGATCCTGTAGAATTGGACCATTGAACGAAGGGTACGAAATCAATCTGATTGATTTTTCGATCAAAAGTACTATGTGAAATCTTCggtttttcctcttcctctatcCCCATCCCATAGGTACAGAATCAAGAGAGAACCTTTTCTTCTGTATGAATCGATCTTATTCCATTCCAATTCCTTCCCGATACCTCccaaggaaaataaaatatcgaattggaTCCCAAATTGACGGGTTAGTGTAAGCTTATCCATGCAGTTATGCACTCTTCGAATAGGAATCCGTTTTCTGAAAGATCCTGGCTTTCGTACTTTGGTGGGTCTCCGAGATCCTTTCGATGACCTATGTTGTGTTGAAGGGATATCTATCTAATCCGATCGATTGCGTAAAGCCCGCGATAGCAACGGAACCGGGGAAAGTATACAAAAAGGACAgttcttttctattatattagattagtATTAGTTAGTGATTTAGATTAGTTAGTGATCCTGGCTTAGTGAGTCCTTTCTTCCGTGATGAACTGTTAGCACCAGTCCTACATTTTTCTCCGTGGGCCGAGGAGAAAAGGGGCTCGGCGTGTACACGAGAGAAGCAAGGAGGTCAACCTctttcaaatagaaaatatacaacATGGATTCTGGCAATGCAATGCAGTTGGACTCTCATGTCGATCCGAATGAATCATCCTTTCCGCGTAGGTAAATCTTTGCCTGCTAGGCAAGAGGCTAGCAAATTACAAATTCTGTCTCGGTAGGACATGTATTTCTATTACtatgaaattcataaatgaaGTAGTTAATGGTGGGGTTACCATTATCCTTTTTGTAGTGACGAATCTTGTATGTGTTCTTAAGAAAAGGAATTTGTCCACTTTTCGGGGTCTCAAAGGGGCGCGGAAACACATAAGAACTCTTGAATGGAAAGGGGATGTAACTCCAGTTCCTTCGGAATCCCTAGTCAATCCTATTTCCGATAGGGGCAGTTGACAATTTCATCCGATTTTGACCATTATTTTCATATCCGTAATAGTGCGAAAAGAAGACCCCGCTCTAACTTGTTCAAGAATAGTGGCGTTGAGTCTCTCGACCCTTTGACTTAGGATTAGTCAGTTCTATTTCTAGATGGGGGCAGGGAAGGGATATAACTCAGCGGTAGAGTGTCACCTTGACGTGGTGGAAGTCATCAGTTCGAGCCTGATTATCCCTAAACCCAATGTGAGTTTTTCTATTTGGATTTGCCCCTCGCCGTGATTCAATGAGAATGGATAAGAGGCTCGTGGGATTGACGTGAGGGGGCAGGGATGGCTATATTTCTGGGAGCGAACTCCGGGCGAATATGAAGCGCATGAATACAAGTTATGCCTTCGAATGAAAGACAATTCCGAATCTGCTTTGTCTACGAACAAGGAAGCTATAAGTAATGCAACTATGAATCTCATGGAGAGTTCGATCCTGGCTCAGGATGAACGCTGGCGGCATGCTTAACACATGCAAGTCGGACGGGAAGTGGTGTTTCCAGTGGCGGACGGGTGAGTAACGCGTAAGAACCTGCCCTTGGGAGGGGAACAACAGCTGGAAACGGCTGCTAATACCCCGTAGGCTGAGGAGCAAAAGGAGGAATCCGCCCGAGGAGGGGCTTGCGTCTGATTAGCTAGTTGGTGAGGCAATAGCTTACCAAGGCGATGATCAGTAGCTGGTCCGAGAGGATGATCAGCCACACTGGGACTGAGACACGGCCCAGACTCCTACGGGAGGCAGCAGTGGGGAATTTTCCGCAATGGGCGAAAGCCTGACGGAGCAATGCCGCGTGGAGGTAGAAGGCCCACGGGTCGTGAACTTCTTTTCCCGGAGAAGAAGCAATGACGGTATCTGGGGAATAAGCATCGGCTAACTCTGTGCCAGCAGCCGCGGTAAGACAGAGGATGCAAGCGTTATCCGGAATGATTGGGCGTAAAGCGTCTGTAGGTGGCTTTTAAGTCCGCCGTCAAATCCCAGGGCTCAACCCTGGACAGGCGGTGGAAACTACCAAGCTGGAGTACGGTAGGGGCAGAGGGAATTTCCGGTGGAGCGGTGAAATGCGTAGAGATCGGAAAGAACACCAACGGCGAAAGCACTCTGCTGGGCCGACACTGACACTGAGAGACGAAAGCTAGGGGAGCGAATGGGATTAGATACCCCAGTAGTCCTAGCCGTAAACGATGGATACTAGGCGCTGTGCGTATCGACCCGTGCAGTGCTGTAGCTAACGCGTTAAGTATCCCGCCTGGGGAGTACGTTCGCAAGAATGAAACTCAAATGAATTGACGGGGGCCCGCACAAGCGGTGGAGCATGTGGTTTAATTCGATGCAAAGCGAAGAACCTTACCAGGGCTTGACATGCCGCGAATCCTCTTGAAAGAGAGGGGTGCCTTCGGGAACGCGGACACAGGTGGTGCATGGCTGTCGTCAGCTCGTGCCGTAAGGTGTTGGGTTAAGTCCCGCAACGAGCGCAACCCTCGTGTTTAGTTGCCATCGTTGAATTTGGAACCCTGAACAGACTGCCGGTGATAAGCCGGAGGAAGGTGAGGATGACGTCAAGTCATCATGCCCCTTATGCCCTGGGCGACACACGTGCTACAATGGCCGGGACAAAGGGTCGCGATCCCGCGAGGGTGAGCTAACCCCAAAAACCCGTCCTCAGTTCGGATTGCAGGCTGCAACTCGCCTGCATGAAGCCGGAATCGCTAGTAATCGCCGGTCAGCCATACGGCGGTGAATTCGTTCCCGGGCCTTGTACACACCGCCCGTCACACTATGGGAGCTGGCCATGCCCGAAGTCGTTACCTTAACCGCAAGGAGGGGGATGCCGAAGGCAGGGCTAGTGACTGGAGTGAAGTCGTAACAAGGTAGCCGTACTGGAAGGTGCGGCTGGATCACCTCCTTTTCAGGGAGAGCTAATGCTTGTTGGGTATTTTGGTTTGCCACTGCTTCACACCCAAAACAAAAAGAAGGAGCTACGCCTGAGTTAAACTTGGAGATGGAAgtcttctttcgtttctcgaCGGTGAAGTAAGACCAAGCTCATGAGCTTATTATCCTAGGTCGGAACAAGTTGATAGGATCCCCTTTGTTACGTCCCCATGTCTCCCGTGTGGGGACATGGaggcgaaaaaaggaaagagagggatGGGGTTTCTCTCGCTTTTAGCATAGCGGGCCCCCAGTGGGAGGCTCGCACGACGGGCTATTAGCTCAGTGGTAGAGCGCGCCCCTGATAATTGCGTCGTTGTGCCTGGGCTGTGAGGGCTCTCAGCCACATGGATAGTTCAATGTGCTCATCGGCGCCTGACCCTGAGATGTGGATCATCCAAGGCACATTAGCATGGCGTACTCCTCCTGTTCGAATTGGGGTTTGAAACCAAACCTATCCTCAGGAGGATAGATGGGGCGATTCGGGTGAGATCCAATGTAGATCCAACTTTCGATTCACTCGTGGGATCCGGGCGGTCCGGGGGACCACCACGGCTCCTCTCTTCTCGAGAATCCATACATCCCTTATCAGTGTATGGACAGCTATCTCTCGAGCACAGGTTTAGGTTCGGCCTCAAtgggaaaagaaaatggagcACCTAACAACGCATCTTCACAGACCAAGAACTACGAGATCACCCCCTTCATTCTGGGGTGACGGAGGGATCGTACCATTCGAgccgtttttttttcatgcttTTCCCGGAGGTCTGGAGAAAGCTGTAATCAATAGGATTTCCCTAATCCTCCCTTCCCGAAAGGAAGAgcgtgaaattctttttcctttccgcAGGGACCAGGAGATTGGATCTAGCCGTAAGAAGAATGCTTGGTATAAATAACTCACTTCTTGGTCTTCGACCCCTCAGTCACTATGAACGCCCCCGATCAGTGCAATGGGATGtgtctatttatctatctctTGATTCGAAATGGGAGCAGGTTTGAAAAAGGATCTTAGAGTGTCTAGGGTTGGGCCAGGAGGGTCTCTTAAcgccttctttttcttctcatcGGAGTTATTTCACAAAGACTTGCCAGGTTAAGGAAGAAGGGGGAACAAGCACACTTGGAGAGCGCAGTACAACGGAGAGTTGTATGCTGCGTTCGGGAAGGATGAATCGCTCCCGAAAAGGAATCTATTGATTCTCTTCCAATTGGTTGGACCGTAGGTGCGATGATTTACTTCACGGGCGAGGTCTCTGGTTCAAGTCCAGGATGGCCCAGCTGCGCCAGGGAAAAGAATAGAAGAAGCATCTGACTACTTCATGCATGCTCCACTTGGCTCGGGGGA belongs to Apis cerana isolate GH-2021 unplaced genomic scaffold, AcerK_1.0 Chr0_AcerK, whole genome shotgun sequence and includes:
- the LOC133667559 gene encoding uncharacterized protein LOC133667559, which gives rise to MSRRGTAEEKTAKSDPIYRNRLVNMLVNRILKHGKKSLAYQIIYRAMKKIQQKTETNPLSVLRQAIRGVTPDIAVKARRVGGSTHQVPIEIGSTQGKALAIRWLLAASRKRPGRNMAFKLSSELVDAAKGSGDAIRKKEETHKMAEANRAFAHFR
- the LOC133667560 gene encoding LOW QUALITY PROTEIN: uncharacterized protein LOC133667560 (The sequence of the model RefSeq protein was modified relative to this genomic sequence to represent the inferred CDS: inserted 4 bases in 4 codons); this translates as MIWHVQNENFILDSTRIFMKAFHLLLFDGSLIFPECILIFGLILLLMIDSTSDQKDIPWLYFISSTSLVMSITALLFRWREEPMISFSGNFQTNNFNEIFQFLILLCSTLCIPLSVEYIECTEMAITEFLLFVLTATLGGMFLCGANDLITIFVAPECFSLCSYLLSGYTKKDVRSNEATMKYLLMGGASSSILVHGFSWLYGLSXGEIELQEIVNGLINTQMYNSPGISIALIFITVGIGFKLSPAPSHQWTPDVYEGVRFVREIPTXSISEMFGFFKTPWTCRREMLSPTPVVAFLSVTSKVAASASATRIFDIPFYFSSNEWHLLLEILAILSMILGNIIAITQTSMKRMLAYSSIGQIGYVIIGIIVGDSNNGYASMITYMLFYISMNLGAFACIVLFGLRTGTDNIRDYAGLYTKDPFXALSLALCLLSLGGLPPLAXFFGKLYLFWCGWRAGLYSLVLIGLLTSVVSIYYYLKIIKLLMTGRNQEITPHVRNYRRSPLRSNNSIELSMIVCVIASTIPGISMNPIIAITQDTLF